One stretch of Brettanomyces nanus chromosome 4, complete sequence DNA includes these proteins:
- a CDS encoding uncharacterized protein (BUSCO:EOG09340GA1) produces MLYHINAWLTILSISPIPALCYTTYCKCQCDENYSIYSLAEDESCKVCNADYCLQKGGQLCIDKSEDEARKAITTLCFVAHFLPQIMSNTSPQNSSEASATTVTPVDATAGAISAKRATAPTGPNTAEATASTTASPAGPASASSYTSSLNAQLSEQPPQQSHRRGSSSYHRNNHRNYNNHHHYPQHQQNPMYAAPGNWQGYMAPLPQYYQGYYSPQGYYAPGPAPGVGYTAGPMPTAPGAPPLSVAGGIPGAVPPGVTPQVSSVAPVPTGGLPHPIDLPARPVSRTPAFSPVKKIAGLSIKTKDGLPVTFARGHNKTPSYSSANSSTTSTPSVPVAQLATASATKVPAKPKDDKTRKTNEDFKAAFLAKLKARDIKLGVKKSSPKPEVKVEAKKEAEKSEPEAKDKLQISKVEQEVKEVKQEIKEVKPEIEEVEGILARKAETNPKFSEAKPEEVSEIKPETKPEVLVTKPEVPETEPEAKPEVQVTEPVVSETQPETKPEVPETKPVVPETKPETKPEALVTKAEVPEAKPEVSETKPVTKLEVLETELEVNLEALDTKPEVKETTQIESKQETAEPEISVPAPVTPISPVTPVTPVTPVTPVTPAASVSFATPASVEASTSVTPVAPTDTASVAPPEASTESLTETSDKPEPTMTDFFAHIQAAKPVTDPYKFSYPEGVELPVKKFETYHKITYDPGFLIQFCDHCNFAVDKKWQAQYSSKIVIPEGRGGGRRNNSQFGRGMSRSAAIRGDFNGSRNGSRGGSRRRIVREKSGQGSKRRRGDRNNSEFSRRGHYGDNREGRESVEFSESTTASHEAAAAAAPAMEFEPLKPTKNRWVPKSLKQKDKEVKYAPDGVTVLLDDDDVKSKIQSLLNKLSLEMFEQISDEMLAVANQSKWEDDAHTLKRVIELTFAKACDEAHWSNMYAKWCLKLCKTIDPEVRDAKDEDINESRNSGSQLFHYLLVSRCQTEYEKGWEDKLPSNDDGSALEPEMMSDDYYKMAAAKRRGLGLVRFIGELFSYQLLNRHVIMRCIVQILSNEEPSEEAMETLTQLLRTCGPALDQTTEGKHHLDLSFSKINNIMENSKMSSRIKFKMLDLMDMRRKNWRDKEVETGPKTITEIHADADRKREKEEMDKERRRHHGRGGDRRESDRRENHSSRSGSRWGSSDRLSSKDLSKVGVVRNSSEGSLGPFKKSKAFQTLASMRRNQRSSDNFTTVSGSMRSSSTRSTRSPSTPEPVVEPREVSRNRFAALNLDDEENDEDAEDAEIVITKAQSGSDDKKDEQ; encoded by the exons ATGCTCTACCATATCAATGCTTGGTTAACTATACTATCGATATCCCCGATTCCTGCATTGTGCTACACTACGTACTGCAAATGCCAGTGTGATGAAAATTATTCGATCTACTCATTGGCCGAAGATGAGAGTTGTAAGGTGTGCAATGCTGATTACTGTCTACAAAAAGGGGGACAATTATGCATAGATAAGAGTGAAGATGAGGCCAGGAAAGCTATTACGACACTATGCTTTG TTGCACATTTCTTGCCTCAGATCATGTCGAATACATCTCCGCAAAATTCATCAGAGGCCAGTGCTACTACTGTTACTCCAGTGGATGCTACAGCAGGTGCTATAAGCGCCAAACGCGCTACTGCCCCCACTGGTCCTAATACTGCCGAGGCTACCGCTTCTACAACGGCTTCACCAGCTGGTCCAGCATCTGCATCATCGTATACCTCATCATTGAACGCACAATTGTCTGAACAGCCTCCTCAGCAGTCTCACCGCAGGGGTTCATCTTCATACCATCGCAACAATCACAGAAACTACAACAACCACCATCACTATCCGCAACATCAGCAGAATCCCATGTACGCTGCCCCTGGTAATTGGCAGGGTTATATGGCTCCTCTGCCTCAGTATTATCAGGGCTACTATTCTCCTCAGGGCTACTATGCTCCTGGTCCTGCGCCAGGTGTCGGTTACACGGCTGGTCCTATGCCAACAGCACCAGGTGCCCCACCACTTTCCGTTGCAGGTGGCATCCCTGGTGCCGTTCCTCCGGGAGTAACTCCACAAGTATCATCGGTTGCCCCAGTGCCTACTGGTGGTTTGCCTCATCCAATAGATTTGCCTGCACGTCCAGTCTCTCGCACCCCGGCGTTCTCTCCGGTAAAAAAGATTGCTGGCCTCAGCATCAAAACCAAAGACGGATTACCAGTGACATTTGCCAGAGGACACAATAAGACTCCTTCTTATTCCAGTGCCAATTCGTCCACCACCTCGACTCCATCTGTTCCTGTCGCTCAGCTTGCCACCGCATCCGCTACCAAGGTCCCTGCTAAGCCAAAGGACGATAAAACGAGAAAGACTAATGAAGATTTCAAGGCTGCATTCCTTGCAAAGTTAAAGGCTAGAGACATTAAGCTAGGTGTGAAAAAGTCCTCGCCAAAGCCAGAAGTGAAGGTTgaagcaaagaaggaggccGAAAAATCAGAGCCAGAAGCCAAGGATAAATTACAGATTAGCAAGGTTGAACaagaagtgaaagaagTCAAAcaagaaatcaaagaggTCAAGCcagaaatagaagaagttgaaggcaTACTGGCCAGAAAGGCCGAAACAAATCCCAAGTTCTCGGAGGCCAAGCCAGAGGAAGTCTCTGAGATTAAACCAGAGACTAAACCTGAAGTTTTGGTGACTAAACCAGAAGTTCCCGAGACTGAGCCAGAGGCTAAACCTGAAGTTCAGGTGACTGAACCAGTAGTTTCCGAGACCCAGCCAGAGACAAAACCTGAAGTTCCCGAGACTAAACCAGTAGTTCCCGAGACTAAACCAGAGACTAAACCGGAAGCTTTGGTGACTAAAGCAGAAGTTCCAGAGGCCAAGCCAGAAGTCTCTGAGACTAAACCAGTTACTAAACTGGAAGTTTTGGAGACCGAACTAGAAGTTAATCTAGAAGCTCTTGATACCAAGCCAGAAGTGAAGGAGACCACACAAATAGAGAGTAAACAAGAAACTGCAGAACCTGAAATCAGCGTTCCAGCTCCAGTTACTCCTATTTCACCTGTTACACCTGTTACACCTGTTACGCCTGTAACTCCTGTTACTCCTGCCGCTTCAGTTTCTTTTGCTACTCCTGCCTCAGTTGAAGCCTCAACTTCCGTTACTCCTGTTGCACCTACGGATACAGCTTCTGTTGCTCCTCCAGAAGCTTCCACTGAATCTCTTACGGAGACTTCAGATAAGCCAGAGCCTACGATGACAGACTTTTTTGCTCACATTCAAGCCGCTAAACCTGTTACAGACCCATACAAGTTCTCTTACCCAGAAGGAGTGGAATTGCcagtgaagaagtttgaaaCATACCACAAAATCACCTATGATCCGGGCTTTTTAATCCAATTCTGTGATCATTGTAACTTCGCCGTTGACAAAAAATGGCAGGCACAATATAGCTCTAAGATTGTTATTCCAGAAGGACgtggaggaggaagaagaaataacAGTCAGTTTGGCCGTGGTATGTCACGGAGTGCTGCTATACGAGGAGACTTCAACGGATCTAGGAACGGATCTAGGGGAGGTTCTAGACGCCGGATAGTTCGTGAGAAGAGCGGACAGGGatcgaaaagaagaagaggcgATAGAAACAATAGTGAATTTTCACGTAGGGGTCACTACGGTGATAATAGAGAGGGTAGGGAATCTGTGGAATTTAGTGAGTCTACAACTGCATCTCACgaagcagcagctgcagcTGCTCCCGCCATGGAGTTTGAGCCTCTTAAACCTACCAAGAACAGATGGGTTCCAAAATCGCTGAAAcagaaagataaagaagttAAATATGCTCCCGATGGAGTCACTGTGCTGTtggacgatgatgatgtcaaGTCCAAGATTCAGTCTCTTCTTAACAAGCTTTCCTTGGAGATGTTCGAGCAAATTTCGGACGAAATGTTGGCGGTTGCTAACCAGTCCAAATGGGAAGATGATGCTCATACATTGAAGCGTGTGATTGAGCTTACATTCGCTAAAGCTTGTGACGAGGCTCATTGGTCTAACATGTACGCCAAGTGGTGCCTCAAGCTCTGTAAGACGATTGATCCCGAAGTGAGAGACGCCAAAGATGAGGACATCAACgaatcaagaaattcagGTTCTCAATTGTTCCACTACCTTTTGGTTTCCCGTTGTCAGACAGAGTATGAAAAAGGTTGGGAGGACAAACTTCCTTCCAACGATGACGGTTCTGCATTGGAACCAGAGATGATGTCCGATGATTATTATAAGATGGCTGCagcaaagagaagaggacTTGGTTTGGTGCGCTTTATTGGTGAGTTGTTCAGTTACCAGTTACTTAACCGTCATGTGATTATGCGTTGTATAGTGCAGATTTTGAGCAATGAAGAACCTTCCGAGGAAGCTATGGAAACCTTGACGCAGCTGTTGAGAACGTGTGGTCCTGCTTTAGATCAAACTACAGAGGGCAAACATCATTTGGACTTGTCTTTCTCCAAGATCAACAATATTATGGAGAACTCCAAAATGTCTTCTCGTATTAAGTTTAAGATGTTGGATTTAATGGACATGAGACGTAAAAACTGGAGAGACAAGGAAGTGGAGACTGGTCCAAAGACTATTACCGAGATTCATGCTGATGCCgacagaaagagagaaaaggaagagatggataaagagagaagaagacacCATGGACGTGGTGGCGATAGACGTGAAAGTGATAGACGTGAGAAccattcttcaagatcagGCTCGCGTTGGGGATCTTCTGACAGACTTTCGTCCAAGGACCTATCTAAGGTTGGTGTTGTGAGAAACTCTTCCGAAGGCTCATTGGGCCCATTTAAAAAATCTAAAGCATTCCAGACTTTGGCTTCCATGAGAAGAAACCAGAGGTCGTCTGATAATTTCACTACAGTTTCGGGAAGTATgagatcttcatccacGAGGTCAACGAGGTCTCCTTCTACACCAGAACCTGTCGTTGAACCAAGGGAAGTTTCGAGAAATAGATTCGCCGCTTTGAACCTTGATGACGAGGAGAACGATGAAGACGCTGAAGATGCTGAGATTGTCATCACGAAGGCTCAGTCTGGAAGTGATGATAAGAAAGACGAACAGTAA
- the RPT6 gene encoding 26S proteasome regulatory subunit 8 (BUSCO:EOG09342BZF): MATAAVHDSGIKPFFNQKTQDYEIQIAAKTQNLRRLEAQRNTLNSKVRSLKDELRLLQEPGSYVGEVVKVMGKKKVLVKVHPEGKYVVNVANNLDMKDITTGLRVCLRSDTYELHMVLPNKVDPLISLMMVEKVPDSTYDMVGGLDKQIKEIKEVIELPVKHPELFESLGIAQPKGVILYGPPGTGKTLLARAVAHHTDCKFIRVSGSELVQKYIGEGSRMVRELFVMAREHAPSIIFMDEIDSIGSSRVESSSGGGDSEVQRTMLELLNQLDGFESSKDIKIIMATNRLDILDPALLRPGRIDRKIEFPPPSLAARTDIVKIHSRKMNLTRGIDLKKIAEKMNGCSGAEIKGVCTEAGMYALRERRIHVTQEDFELAVAKVMNRNDEGGVSVAKLFK; this comes from the coding sequence ATGGCAACGGCAGCTGTTCATGACAGTGGTATTAAGCCATTTTTCAATCAGAAAACACAAGACTATGAGATTCAAATAGCAGCAAAGACTCAGAACTTACGCAGGTTGGAAGCTCAAAGAAACACATTGAACAGTAAGGTCAGATCATTGAAGGATGAATTGCGGTTGCTACAGGAGCCCGGTTCATATGTTGGAGAAGTGGTGAAAGTTAtgggaaagaagaaagtgttGGTCAAAGTTCACCCTGAAGGTAAATACGTGGTGAATGTGGCCAATAATCTCGATATGAAAGATATTACAACCGGTTTACGAGTGTGTCTAAGAAGTGATACGTATGAGCTACACATGGTTCTTCCTAACAAGGTGGACCCTCTTATTTCCTTGATGATGGTGGAAAAAGTGCCCGATTCTACTTATGATATGGTTGGTGGTTTGGATAAACAAATTAAAGAGATTAAAGAAGTGATTGAGCTACCTGTGAAACATCCCGAATTGTTCGAGAGTTTGGGTATAGCGCAACCTAAAGGTGTCATCTTGTATGGACCACCAGGTACTGGTAAGACGTTATTGGCCAGAGCTGTTGCTCATCATACTGATTGTAAGTTTATTAGAGTGTCTGGTTCTGAGTTGGTTCAGAAATATATTGGTGAGGGTTCCCGAATGGTGAGAGAATTGTTTGTGATGGCTCGTGAACATGCTCCATCTATCATTTTCATGGATGAGATCGATTCGATCGGTTCATCCAGAGTGGAAAGTTCTTCCGGAGGAGGAGACTCTGAGGTGCAACGAACCATGTTGGAGTTGTTAAACCAGTTGGATGGTTTTGAGTCTTCTAAGGATATTAAGATTATCATGGCCACAAACAGATTGGATATTTTAGACCCAGCTTTGCTTAGACCGGGTAGAATAGACAGGAAGATTGAGTTTCCTCCACCTTCTCTCGCTGCTAGAACAGATATCGTCAAAATTCATTCCAGAAAAATGAACCTAACGAGAGGCATTGATCTAAAGAAGATTGCCGAAAAGATGAACGGTTGTTCTGGTGCAGAGATCAAAGGTGTTTGTACTGAAGCCGGTATGTATGCTTTAAGAGAGAGGCGTATTCATGTTACCCAGGAGGACTTTGAATTGGCCGTTGCTAAGGTGATGAACCGGAACGATGAAGGAGGTGTTTCTGTGGCTAAATTGTTCAAGTAA
- a CDS encoding uncharacterized protein (EggNog:ENOG41) yields the protein MPAISIVVDLVAELPKADSLTLRPTHIYDSFDNDQDWKWFLEARLTSAYTTLTQGDELIIKDVDSLGQIYRLNVTKVSPARTVCIVDTDINLDIEPLDIAMAKQMSDRQSQNGEFQVLPLNQSTLCESSQKLKCCIPQTLRSKKDLQLSIISNMDFAISSNRFSGPDSFTRCTLNSENELKLTSKDAEFNSDNIYVIPLGSEFAKAKFTVRIGQIGMLDSKQSHRSLDPDQMICPYCGSTIAKASKFMHENFCRRNNIRCEKGCGKVFLRKIPETHWHCCDTYGDTAESLSLHEEYFHKGPVNCPQCGTDSFANRQLLAYHRAVECSKTLHECQFCHLVVLRGEPTPESRLSGMSAHEFDCGSRTTECYKCGKVLRRRDMNSHSKLHDLDRISKPRPHICSNENCVRPIRSENQNAMGLCDVCFGPLFSTAYDPTHSKLRSRVERKYIIQIKTGCGHKLCQNQLCASSEVSGKVKLDKFADIIKLVKTQLVPEDITKCRNWSFCVDEAMYKKKSFTETLKEMPEVSEYDVAWICLAVSQVKLVDGDDTRNIDIIKAWLKEYGVQKSEYAN from the exons ATGCCGGC CATCTCTATAGTTGTTGATTTGGTTGCGGAATTACCCAAGGCTGATAGTCTTACGTTAAGACCTACTCATATCTACGATTCATTTGACAATGACCAGGACTGGAAATGGTTCCTAGAGGCCCGATTGACCTCTGCCTACACTACGTTGACTCAGGGTGACGAACTTATCATCAAGGATGTCGATAGTCTTGGACAGATCTATCGGTTGAACGTGACTAAAGTTTCCCCTGCAAGAACTGTTTGCATTGTTGATACAGATATCAACTTAGATATAGAACCTCTTGACATTGCCATGGCCAAACAAATGAGCGATCGTCAATCTCAGAATGGGGAATTTCAAGTTCTACCCTTAAATCAATCTACCTTGTGTGAAAGCTCTCAGAAACTCAAATGCTGCATTCCGCAAACTCTTagatccaagaaagatttgCAGCTTAGCATTATATCCAATATGGACTTCGccatatcttcaaatcggTTCTCGGGACCAGATTCATTCACGAGATGTACGCTAAATAGTGAAAATGAGCTCAAATTGACGTCCAAGGATGCTGAATTTAACTCCGATAATATATATGTGATTCCTCTTGGTTCAGAGTTTGCGAAAGCTAAATTCACTGTTCGGATCGGTCAGATAGGGATGCTTGACTCCAAACAATCGCATAGATCGCTTGATCCTGATCAGATGATATGCCCTTATTGTGGATCCACCATAGCTAAGGCATCTAAATTCATGCATGAGAACTTCTGTCGTCGAAATAATATACGATGCGAAAAGGGATGTGGTAAAGTGTTTCTTAGAAAGATTCCCGAAACACACTGGCATTGTTGTGACACCTACGGAGACACCGCCGAATCGCTCTCACTTCATGAAGAATACTTTCACAAAGGTCCAGTCAACTGTCCTCAATGCGGTACCGATTCATTTGCTAACAGACAATTGCTAGCCTACCACAGGGCAGTGGAATGTTCCAAGACACTACACGAATGCCAATTCTGCCATCTTGTAGTTCTGCGAGGAGAGCCAACTCCTGAATCTCGCCTATCTGGCATGTCCGCACACGAATTCGACTGCGGATCGAGAACTACCGAGTGCTACAAATGTGGTAAGGtcttgagaagaagagacatGAATTCTCACTCAAAGTTGCACGATTTAGATCGGATAAGTAAGCCTAGACCACACATTTGTTCCAATGAGAACTGTGTGAGGCCTataagaagtgaaaatCAGAATGCTATGGGGCTTTGTGATGTGTGCTTTGGTCCGTTATTTTCTACTGCTTACGATCCCACGCATTCAAAGCTTCGTTCTAGGGTAGAAAGAAAGTACATTATACAAATAAAAACGGGATGCGGTCACAAATTGTGCCAGAACCAGCTATGCGCTAGCTCTGAAGTATCTGGAAAAGTGAAACTGGACAAATTCGCCGACATAATTAAGCTCGTCAAGACGCAACTTGTGCCAGAAGACATAACCAAGTGCAGAAATTGGAGTTTCTGTGTGGATGAAGCGATgtacaagaaaaagagctTTACGGAAACGTTGAAAGAAATGCCAGAAGTTTCAGAATATGATGTAGCATGGATTTGTCTGGCAGTTAGCCAAGTGAAGCTTGTGGATGGAGACGATACACGAAATATAGATATAATTAAAGCTTGGCTAAAGGAGTATGGAGTACAGAAGAGCGAATATGCAAACTAA
- a CDS encoding uncharacterized protein (BUSCO:EOG09342LV6) produces MFKSPLDIELRLDGEDTRETVEVKSTKGRKEKLSLYKDGETVKGQVTIRMRDNKKVEHTGIKIQLLGTIEITNDGVQADEFLSLAHELASPGELRHPETFPFEFRNVEKSYESYRGINVRLKYYLKVTVSRKSADVIREKELWVYQYQDPRGEEGDSKTANTNTNTITKTTTTTPPPPPPPPSMVKMDVGIENCLHIEFEYSKNRYSLKDVIVGRIYFLLVRLKIKHMELSLIRRETCGSPPNQKSESQTIVRFEIMDGAPVKGETIPIRLFLGGFDLTPTYKDVNKKFSTRTFLSLVLIDEDARRYFKQSEIILYREE; encoded by the coding sequence ATGTTTAAATCTCCTCTTGATATCGAACTTCGCTTGGATGGAGAGGATACTAGAGAAACCGTCGAGGTTAAAAGTACAAAGGGACGGAAGGAAAAGCTCTCTCTTTACAAAGATGGGGAAACTGTGAAGGGACAAGTTACCATAAGAATGAGAGACAATAAAAAGGTAGAACATACAGGCATTAAAATCCAACTTTTGGGAACGATAGAAATAACCAACGATGGAGTTCAGGCTGACGagtttctttctttggcaCACGAATTGGCCAGTCCAGGAGAATTGAGACATCCAGAGACGTTTCCCTTTGAATTTCGAAACGTTGAGAAATCCTATGAGAGTTATCGAGGAATCAATGTGAGACTCAAGTATTATTTGAAAGTGACAGTGAGCAGGAAATCTGCTGATGTTATTAGGGAGAAGGAGTTGTGGGTTTATCAATATCAAGATCCTAGGGGGGAAGAAGGGGACAGCAAGACAGCAAATACAAATACAAATACAATTACAAAAACAACTACTACtactcctcctcctcctcctcctcctccatcTATGGTCAAGATGGACGTGGGAATTGAAAACTGTCTCCATATAGAATTTGAATATTCCAAAAACAGATACTCGTTGAAAGACGTGATTGTGGGACGTATCTACTTTCTATTGGTGAGACTAAAGATTAAGCACATGGAACTATCACTTATCAGAAGAGAGACATGTGgatctcctccaaatcaaaaaagCGAGAGTCAAACTATAGTGAGGTTTGAGATCATGGATGGAGCTCCAGTAAAGGGCGAAACCATTCCAATCAGGCTATTCTTAGGGGGGTTCGATTTGACTCCTACTTACAAAGACGTCAATAAGAAGTTTTCCACGAGGACTTTTCTCAGTTTGGTTTTAATTGACGAAGATGCGAGAAGGTACTTTAAGCAGAGTGAGATAATCTTGTATAGAGAAGAGTAA
- the ADK1 gene encoding Adenylate kinase: MANDSLRIVLIGPPGSGKGTQAPNLVKKFGAGHLATGDMLRSQVAKKTELGIKAKKIMDEGGLIPDDTMVNMIESELENNPACKNGFILDGFPRTIPQAEKLDAMLAKKNIPLQKAVELKIDDELLVARITGRLVHPASGRSYHKLFNPPKVAGKDDITGELLIQRSDDNEGALKKRLVNYHKQTEPIVDYYAKTGIWAAVDASQAPKNVWSDVLKYLGQH, encoded by the coding sequence ATGGCTAATGATTCATTGAGAATAGTCTTGATTGGACCTCCAGGTTCCGGCAAAGGAACCCAAGCACCCAACTTGGTTAAAAAGTTCGGTGCCGGCCATTTGGCTACAGGAGACATGTTGAGATCGCAAGTTGCCAAGAAGACTGAATTAGGCATTAAGGCCAAAAAGATTATGGATGAGGGAGGTTTGATTCCAGACGATACTATGGTTAACATGATTGAGAGTGAGTTGGAGAACAATCCTGCATGTAAGAATGGCTTTATTTTGGATGGATTTCCAAGAACCATCCCTCAGgctgagaagttggatgcTATGTTGGCTAAGAAAAACATCCCATTACAAAAGGCCGTTGAATTGAAAATCGATGACGAGCTTTTAGTTGCCAGGATCACAGGCAGACTTGTCCATCCTGCTTCGGGTAGATCTTACCACAAGTTGTTCAATCCTCCAAAAGTCGCCGGTAAAGATGACATCACTGGAGAGCTATTGATTCAGAGATCTGACGATAACGAAGGagctttgaaaaagagactGGTGAACTACCATAAGCAGACGGAGCCAATTGTTGATTACTACGCGAAGACCGGAATTTGGGCTGCCGTTGATGCTTCTCAGGCTCCGAAGAATGTCTGGAGTGATGTTTTGAAGTATTTGGGTCAGCATTAG
- the ACH1 gene encoding acetyl-CoA hydrolase: MSAILKQRVRYAPYLKKLRTAEECVPFFKNGQYIGWSGFTGVGSPKAVPTALADYVEKNKLQGKLAFNLFVGASAGPEESRWADLNMLARRAPHQVGKPIRKSINEGRTLFADKHLSMFPQDLTYGFYTRQKKDNDLLDYMLIEATAITEDGAIVPGPAVGGSPEMLSVADKIIIEVNTSIPSFEGIHDIDMPINPPNRPPLPYTRVDQRNGLTAIPVDPEKVIAVVESTIADRVPEPNKPDEKSKKIAQNLVEFFEQEVKAGRMPENLHPLQSGIGNVGNAIIDGLADSNFKHMNVWTEVMQDSFLQYFESGKVDFATSTSVRLSQKGFKQFFDNWDLFSKKICLRSQVVSNSPEMIRRLGVIAMNTPVEFDIYGHANSTNVNGSKMLNGLGGSADFLRNAKVSIMHSPSARPSKTDPTGISSVVPFASHVDQTEHDVDIYVTEQGLADLRGLAPKERAKEIIEHCAHPDYKAQLQDYYDRAVFYCTKTKALHEPHILRDAFKMYLNLEDNGTMKLKSWDQKF, translated from the coding sequence ATGTCTGCAATTCTTAAACAGAGAGTGAGATACGCTCCATACCTTAAAAAGCTTAGGACTGCCGAAGAGTGCGTTCCTTTCTTTAAAAACGGACAATATATCGGCTGGTCCGGATTCACTGGTGTTGGATCGCCAAAAGCTGTTCCTACAGCTCTGGCCGACTATGTCGAGAAAAACAAACTTCAAGGAAAGTTGGctttcaacttgtttgTTGGTGCCTCCGCAGGTCCCGAAGAATCACGTTGGGCCGACCTAAATATGTTGGCTCGTAGAGCTCCCCACCAGGTTGGTAAACCGATCAGAAAGTCTATCAATGAGGGTAGAACCTTGTTCGCTGACAAGCATTTGTCAATGTTCCCTCAAGATTTGACCTACGGTTTCTATACCagacagaagaaggacaACGATTTGTTGGATTATATGCTGATAGAGGCTACTGCCATCACAGAGGACGGTGCTATTGTTCCAGGTCCTGCCGTTGGTGGTTCGCCCGAGATGTTGTCTGTGGCAGACAAGATTATTATTGAGGTTAACACTTCGATTCCATCTTTTGAGGGTATTCATGATATCGACATGCCAATCAACCCTCCTAACAGACCTCCTCTTCCATATACCCGGGTTGATCAACGTAACGGTTTGACAGCTATTCCCGTTGATCCCGAGAAGGTTATTGCCGTTGTGGAATCCACCATTGCAGATAGGGTTCCCGAGCCAAACAAGCCAGACGAGaagtccaagaagatcGCACAGAACTTGGTCGAGTTCTTTGAGCAGGAAGTTAAGGCTGGTAGAATGCCTGAGAACTTACACCCATTGCAATCCGGTATCGGTAATGTTGGTAACGCCATCATTGACGGCTTAGCAGACTCCAACTTTAAGCATATGAATGTGTGGACTGAGGTGATGCAGGATTCTTTCTTGCAATACTTTGAGTCCGGTAAAGTGGATTTCGCTACATCCACTTCTGTTAGATTGTCTCAGAAAGGATTCAAGCAGTTCTTCGATAACTGGGACTTAttctcaaagaagatttgtTTGAGATCACAGGTTGTTTCAAATTCTCCTGAGATGATTAGAAGATTGGGTGTCATTGCCATGAACACTCCTGTGGAGTTCGATATTTATGGTCATGCTAATTCCACAAACGTCAATGGTTCGAAGATGTTGAATGGATTGGGAGGCTCTGCCGatttcttgagaaacgCAAAGGTGTCCATTATGCACAGTCCTTCTGCTAGACCATCTAAGACCGATCCAACAGGTATATCTTCTGTTGTTCCATTCGCTTCGCACGTTGATCAGACTGAACATGACGTTGATATCTACGTGACCGAGCAGGGCTTGGCTGATTTGAGAGGACTCGCACCAAAGGAGAGAGCTAAGGAGATTATTGAGCATTGTGCTCATCCTGACTACAAGGCTCAGTTGCAAGATTATTACGACAGAGCAGTCTTCTACTGCACCAAGACAAAGGCTTTACACGAACCTCACATTTTGAGAGATGCTTTCAAGATGTACTTAAACTTGGAGGACAACGGCACTATGAAGTTGAAGTCATGGGATCAGAAATTCTGA